In Syngnathoides biaculeatus isolate LvHL_M chromosome 5, ASM1980259v1, whole genome shotgun sequence, the following are encoded in one genomic region:
- the dctn3 gene encoding dynactin subunit 3 — MEKKTAVDNVEMRLQALENRIYGEKTNKSAKPLKCAESLARIQAGLTNTANKRERVKILHKKIEDLMKYLDPQFTDHIAVPDTMKLEFILAEEDFLLSQAALLEQASNLQPLLESTYIRDVPEHATKLQRLSQIHIKQQDQTDAQALEVKNLFEEYNKMMFLLSKQFTQWDESLRKLEEAKGIRPVE, encoded by the exons ATGGAAAAGAAAACGGCGGTGGATAACGTGGAGATGCGCCTTCAGGCGCTGGAGAATCGCATATATGGAGAAAAAACGAATAAAAGTGCAAAACCGTTAAAG TGTGCAGAGTCTTTGGCTAGAATCCAGGCTGGCTTGACCAACACAGCCAACAAGAGGGAGCGAGTTAAGATCCTGCACAAGAAGA TTGAGGACTTGATGAAGTACCTCGATCCCCAATTTACTGACCACATCGCTGTACCCGACACCATGAAGCTAGAGTTCATCCTCGCCG AGGAGGACTTCTTGCTTTCCCAGGCTGCTTTGCTGGAGCAGGCCAGCAACTTGCAGCCACTGCTGGAGAGCACCTACATTCGAG ATGTTCCCGAGCATGCCACAAAGCTGCAGCGTCTATCTCAGATTCACATCAAACAACAG GACCAGACAGATGCTCAGGCACTGGAAGTCAAGAATCTTTTTGAGGAATACAACAAAATG ATGTTCCTGCTGTCCAAACAGTTCACCCAGTGGGACGAGAGCCTGAGGAAGTTGGAGGAGGCCAAAGGGATTCGGCCCGTGGAGTAA